One Glutamicibacter halophytocola DNA segment encodes these proteins:
- a CDS encoding histidine phosphatase family protein — translation MSEQKIVLIRHGQTEWNKAGRLHGRSDLPMNDTGVRQARQLAADLAMQGPWAAVYSSPLFRALQTAQIIANGVGTRALHENPELMEQDFGDWEGKLVGHPADEQRQVHIGSGETEQHLVERAINALFKISQQHPGENVLVVSHGALISSVLSALTSEADPRVANGTCRELDARLLTTYVSREPLWH, via the coding sequence ATGAGTGAACAGAAAATTGTATTGATCCGCCATGGCCAGACCGAGTGGAACAAGGCAGGGAGGCTGCACGGACGCAGCGACCTGCCGATGAACGACACCGGAGTGCGCCAAGCGCGGCAGCTGGCAGCCGACCTCGCGATGCAGGGGCCGTGGGCTGCGGTCTATTCCTCCCCGCTGTTCCGGGCGCTGCAGACTGCGCAAATTATCGCCAACGGCGTCGGCACCCGTGCCCTGCACGAAAACCCGGAGCTCATGGAACAGGACTTCGGCGATTGGGAAGGCAAGCTGGTAGGACACCCGGCCGATGAACAGCGCCAAGTGCACATTGGATCTGGCGAAACCGAGCAGCACCTCGTTGAACGCGCGATCAACGCCCTGTTCAAGATCAGCCAGCAGCACCCAGGGGAAAACGTGCTGGTGGTGAGCCATGGAGCGCTGATCAGCTCGGTGCTCAGCGCATTGACCTCGGAAGCCGATCCGCGGGTGGCCAACGGGACCTGCCGTGAACTGGACGCGCGGTTGCTGACCACCTACGTGTCCCGCGAACCGCTCTGGCACTAG
- a CDS encoding beta-ketoacyl-ACP synthase III, translating to MTGSKVVAFGHFQPERIVPNTELEKLVETSDEWITRRVGIEERRWGTGVETVDSMAIKAAEMALGNSADITAADIDLIVVATCTATDRSPNMAARVASALNMEQGPATMDVNVACSGFAHAVGIAQGAIAAGSAKNALVIGSEMLTDYTDFSDRTTCVLTADGAGAFIITASEDNGISPVVWGSVPSLSDAVRIETENNMKFAQNGQSVYRWTVTQLPKIASQIIDRAGMKPEELDAIVLHQANLRIIEPLAEKIGAPNARVATDVVYSGNTSAASVPLALSKMMASDEPLPSGSKALLFAFGGGLAYAGQIITIP from the coding sequence ATGACGGGCAGCAAAGTCGTCGCCTTTGGCCACTTCCAGCCAGAGCGCATCGTCCCAAACACCGAGCTGGAAAAGCTGGTGGAAACCAGCGACGAATGGATTACTCGCCGCGTCGGTATCGAGGAACGCCGCTGGGGCACCGGTGTTGAGACCGTGGACTCCATGGCCATCAAAGCCGCAGAGATGGCTTTGGGCAATTCGGCGGACATCACGGCAGCTGATATCGATCTGATTGTTGTTGCTACCTGCACCGCAACTGACCGCTCGCCTAATATGGCTGCCCGCGTTGCCAGCGCACTGAATATGGAGCAGGGTCCTGCCACCATGGATGTCAACGTGGCTTGCTCGGGCTTCGCCCATGCAGTCGGCATCGCCCAGGGAGCCATCGCCGCAGGCTCCGCGAAGAATGCACTGGTCATCGGCTCGGAAATGCTCACCGATTACACCGACTTCAGCGATCGCACCACGTGCGTTTTGACCGCTGATGGGGCTGGAGCATTCATCATCACCGCTTCGGAGGATAACGGAATCTCGCCGGTCGTGTGGGGCTCGGTTCCATCGCTGTCAGACGCTGTTCGCATTGAAACTGAAAACAACATGAAGTTCGCGCAGAATGGCCAAAGCGTTTACCGCTGGACCGTTACGCAGCTTCCAAAGATTGCTTCGCAAATTATCGACCGCGCAGGCATGAAGCCAGAAGAGCTGGACGCGATTGTCCTGCACCAGGCCAACCTTCGCATCATCGAGCCGCTGGCTGAGAAGATCGGCGCTCCGAACGCACGCGTGGCCACCGACGTGGTCTATTCGGGCAACACCTCGGCAGCATCGGTTCCGCTGGCCCTGTCGAAGATGATGGCCTCGGATGAGCCACTGCCTTCAGGTTCCAAGGCTTTGCTCTTTGCCTTCGGTGGCGGCCTGGCTTACGCCGGCCAGATCATCACCATCCCGTAA
- a CDS encoding metallophosphoesterase, whose protein sequence is MSDTHLCPEGRLLHGNIDSWRRTRHALRATQHFSPDAIVVTGDIADRGAPIHPAAAAMLNDIQEELGCPVISVPGNHDPLGSVGTEFNTQRLSTGPYPANTVHEVLGLRIIGLDSGGFQLAQGEVDQAQLSWLQSLLTAPAPLGSVLLLHHPPVAAASPARAGRGLKDPMALAAITAGTDIRAILCGHYHQAATSQLINTPVFMAPAVSYNMNPFAPDEILAESGSGFGVLQIGQEAVNWFVAYSDHLMTGPQDAAPTPSAGGQRAAN, encoded by the coding sequence ATGAGCGACACCCATCTTTGCCCTGAAGGCCGGTTGCTTCATGGAAACATTGATTCCTGGCGGCGAACTCGCCATGCCCTGCGGGCCACGCAGCACTTTTCGCCAGACGCAATCGTCGTGACCGGAGACATCGCCGACCGAGGCGCTCCGATCCACCCGGCGGCCGCGGCGATGCTCAATGACATCCAAGAGGAGCTTGGCTGCCCGGTGATCAGTGTTCCGGGCAATCACGATCCACTAGGAAGCGTCGGCACGGAATTCAATACCCAGCGGTTATCGACCGGCCCCTACCCGGCCAATACCGTGCATGAAGTGCTGGGATTGCGGATTATCGGGTTGGACAGCGGCGGATTCCAGCTGGCGCAAGGCGAAGTGGACCAGGCCCAGCTGTCGTGGTTGCAGTCATTGCTCACCGCGCCGGCACCACTTGGTTCGGTGCTGCTATTGCACCACCCGCCGGTGGCAGCCGCGAGTCCAGCGAGAGCCGGGCGTGGATTAAAGGATCCGATGGCTTTGGCCGCGATCACCGCCGGCACCGATATCAGGGCCATCCTCTGCGGGCATTACCACCAGGCGGCAACGAGCCAGCTGATCAATACCCCGGTGTTCATGGCGCCAGCAGTTTCCTACAACATGAATCCTTTTGCCCCAGATGAAATTCTCGCGGAATCCGGATCAGGATTTGGGGTACTTCAAATAGGGCAAGAAGCAGTGAATTGGTTCGTTGCCTACAGCGACCACCTTATGACCGGGCCGCAGGACGCGGCGCCAACCCCGTCGGCGGGCGGCCAGCGGGCCGCCAACTGA